A single genomic interval of Vibrio maritimus harbors:
- a CDS encoding porin family protein, producing MKKQTLALTLILGLTSGAAFAKDDYSGFRVGVGAVSGQKSAIDADAKVSKPTAKIEAGYDFNRVFSVNGSITDQRGETGSYKMKGNEAKLEGEVGYAFNVGQGWDIKPYVAAGVAHSNGTIEIAGESDRVRGTTLSTAAGVRLTTPIGIYVDGRMQKNQLSKQQKRESRFTDSSQAAVSVGFKF from the coding sequence ATGAAAAAGCAAACTCTAGCACTAACACTAATTCTTGGTTTAACTTCTGGCGCAGCATTCGCAAAAGATGACTACAGCGGTTTCCGCGTAGGTGTCGGTGCGGTTTCTGGTCAAAAATCTGCAATTGATGCAGATGCAAAAGTATCAAAACCAACAGCTAAAATTGAAGCTGGTTATGACTTCAATCGCGTATTCTCAGTCAACGGTTCTATTACGGACCAACGCGGTGAAACTGGCAGCTACAAGATGAAGGGCAATGAAGCAAAACTTGAAGGTGAAGTTGGTTACGCGTTCAACGTTGGTCAAGGTTGGGACATCAAGCCTTACGTTGCTGCAGGTGTAGCTCACTCAAACGGTACAATTGAAATTGCGGGTGAATCAGACCGAGTACGTGGTACGACACTATCAACGGCAGCTGGCGTACGCCTAACAACACCTATTGGTATCTATGTTGACGGCCGTATGCAAAAGAACCAACTGTCAAAACAACAAAAGCGTGAATCACGCTTTACCGACAGCTCTCAAGCTGCGGTATCGGTAGGCTTCAAATTCTAA
- a CDS encoding helix-turn-helix domain-containing protein, producing the protein MSTLEHRTTILLEQEKRRQLLSDYRHHKLTGLSLYFGSQTSVCAPHSAIQLSPGDLNISLWQLSQGGIEISRQVCDRSLYLETTTPSDSVRLLFSSSGDTTSQWRGFNTVEDTILVIPDNFGFYASPESWEDIDIIIPNQIAMDLGIDPYTLHTLTHPLIRSVSAQLRLLFCSYDPEHQESNDWLSKILEQLKECVHHADASKALTPNSRQQLVERALEYVRKHQESTPDMTVEQLSKEIGTTGRTLQRAFNDSLGIAPYSFLLNVRLNAARQELIVSQSNSLSVTDLGAEMGFTSTSKFIEHYRRFYNETPSVTLNRNLSKPLKK; encoded by the coding sequence ATGTCGACATTAGAACACCGCACGACTATTCTGTTAGAGCAGGAAAAACGGAGGCAACTCTTGAGTGATTATCGACATCATAAGTTAACAGGTCTCAGCCTCTACTTTGGTTCTCAAACCAGTGTTTGTGCACCTCATTCCGCTATACAACTTAGCCCTGGTGACTTAAACATCTCTTTATGGCAGTTAAGCCAAGGGGGTATAGAAATTAGCCGTCAGGTCTGTGATCGCTCTCTTTACTTAGAAACCACCACGCCATCGGATTCAGTCAGATTGCTGTTTTCCTCTAGCGGCGATACGACCTCTCAGTGGCGTGGGTTCAACACCGTAGAAGATACAATACTCGTTATCCCTGATAATTTTGGCTTTTATGCCAGTCCAGAGTCTTGGGAAGACATAGATATCATCATACCTAACCAAATCGCGATGGACTTAGGTATCGACCCATACACCCTTCACACTCTAACCCACCCGTTAATTCGATCGGTGTCTGCACAATTAAGGCTATTGTTTTGTTCATATGATCCTGAACACCAAGAAAGCAACGATTGGTTAAGTAAAATCTTGGAGCAATTGAAAGAGTGTGTTCATCATGCTGATGCGTCTAAAGCGCTTACGCCGAATAGTCGACAACAGCTGGTAGAACGGGCTCTAGAATATGTGCGTAAGCATCAAGAAAGCACCCCGGACATGACCGTAGAGCAATTGAGCAAAGAAATCGGAACGACAGGGCGAACTCTGCAACGTGCTTTTAACGACTCATTGGGAATTGCCCCCTACTCTTTCCTACTTAACGTAAGACTCAATGCTGCTCGTCAGGAGCTGATCGTAAGCCAATCCAATTCGCTGTCTGTCACCGACCTAGGCGCTGAAATGGGTTTTACAAGCACTAGCAAATTTATTGAGCACTACCGTCGATTTTATAACGAAACCCCTTCCGTGACCCTAAACCGCAACCTATCCAAGCCCCTCAAAAAATGA
- a CDS encoding LysR family transcriptional regulator: MFTLEQLSAFCAAVEAGSFSGAARKTGKGLTTISTAISTLEDHLGVALFDRAGRYPRLTSNGERLYAQANVLFRQVETIISSAEDSISSVESTLTIGLGELVPTTMVETIIENVSEKYPHTTIEILRAPREQLLALILDKKIELALIASFGNPHEGIEFSGVRMMPMALGCAPDSPLADVPIVSAQMLYSSRQIICKSIEDNPLLANYMIYSPIHWKTTSLDDAVRLTEQGIGWTCLPEELIEEREAIGSMVRFESDIMRIKLQIPIDLVSLKGANGGEVQLFLTEHFKRT, from the coding sequence GTGTTCACATTGGAACAGTTAAGTGCATTTTGTGCAGCGGTTGAAGCTGGCTCTTTCTCAGGTGCAGCCAGAAAAACGGGGAAAGGGCTCACGACCATCAGCACCGCAATCTCTACCTTAGAAGACCACCTCGGTGTTGCGTTATTCGATCGAGCAGGTCGGTATCCTAGACTGACCTCTAACGGAGAGCGTCTATATGCCCAAGCTAATGTGCTGTTTAGGCAGGTAGAAACAATTATTAGTTCTGCCGAAGATTCGATTTCTTCCGTTGAATCCACTCTCACCATAGGTCTTGGAGAGCTTGTGCCCACCACTATGGTTGAGACCATCATCGAGAATGTCTCAGAAAAATATCCACACACCACTATAGAGATTTTAAGGGCGCCGAGAGAACAACTACTGGCGCTAATTCTGGATAAGAAAATAGAACTCGCACTTATTGCAAGTTTTGGTAACCCTCATGAAGGTATTGAGTTTTCGGGCGTGAGAATGATGCCAATGGCGCTCGGCTGTGCACCCGATTCACCTTTGGCCGATGTCCCTATAGTAAGCGCACAAATGCTTTACAGTAGTCGCCAAATAATATGTAAAAGTATTGAGGATAATCCACTGTTAGCGAACTACATGATCTATTCTCCCATTCACTGGAAAACGACATCGTTGGATGATGCGGTTAGGCTCACTGAGCAAGGAATTGGATGGACATGCTTGCCAGAAGAATTGATTGAAGAGCGTGAAGCGATTGGCAGCATGGTTAGGTTCGAGTCTGACATTATGCGAATAAAGCTCCAGATTCCGATTGACCTTGTTAGCTTAAAAGGTGCAAATGGAGGCGAAGTTCAACTGTTTTTAACTGAACATTTCAAAAGAACTTAG
- a CDS encoding co-chaperone GroES, which yields MNIQPLQERVLLRTIQKEAKSDGGIVLTGLSVNKPNRGEVISCGHGYLLADGSRRTLEVKPGQVVLFNPAAVQMEEKIDGDSYVLIGEHDIVAVVTE from the coding sequence ATGAATATTCAACCATTACAAGAACGTGTGCTGCTGAGAACCATTCAGAAAGAAGCAAAATCAGATGGCGGCATTGTTTTAACGGGACTATCCGTGAATAAACCTAATAGAGGCGAAGTTATTTCATGCGGTCACGGGTACCTGTTAGCAGACGGTTCGCGCAGAACATTAGAAGTTAAGCCTGGTCAGGTCGTCTTGTTTAATCCTGCTGCAGTGCAAATGGAAGAAAAAATAGATGGCGATAGTTATGTTCTTATTGGCGAGCATGACATTGTCGCTGTAGTGACTGAATAA
- the groL gene encoding chaperonin GroEL (60 kDa chaperone family; promotes refolding of misfolded polypeptides especially under stressful conditions; forms two stacked rings of heptamers to form a barrel-shaped 14mer; ends can be capped by GroES; misfolded proteins enter the barrel where they are refolded when GroES binds): MSAKNVTFANDARVKMLNGVNILANAVKVTLGPKGRNVVLDKMFGGPVITKDGVSVAKEIELEDKLENVGAQIVKEVASKANDAAGDGTTTATVLAQSIVNEGLKAVAAGMNPMDLKRGIEKAVVAAVKELRAMSQPCDSEKAIAQVATISANSDSLVGDILADAMKRVGKEGVITVEEGQTLEDELDVVEGMQFDRGYLSPYFINKPETGTVELENPLTLLIDKRVSTIRELVPVLEQVSKANRPLFIVAEDLEGEALGTLVVNTMRGIVKAAAIKAPAFGDRRKEMLRDIAVLTAGTVISEDTGMTLADVTMEHLGHANRIVVTKETTTIINGAGTEEAINGRVAHIKQQLNQNTSDYDREKMLDRIAKLAGGVAVIKIGAATEVEMKEKKDRVDDALHATRAAVEEGVVPGGGVALVRAASKLNGLLGENEDQNVGIRLALRAMEAPLRQIVANAGGEGSVVIHHVQQGDGAMGYNAANDTYGDMMEMGILDPTKVTRSALQFAASVASLLITTEAMVTDVPSHEPATPLIPSRNAGVPNMAPLS, from the coding sequence ATGTCAGCTAAAAATGTAACCTTTGCTAACGATGCTCGCGTTAAAATGTTAAACGGTGTGAATATCCTTGCTAATGCAGTCAAAGTGACGTTAGGACCAAAGGGTAGAAATGTCGTTCTCGATAAAATGTTTGGTGGTCCTGTTATTACCAAAGATGGTGTATCCGTAGCAAAAGAGATCGAACTTGAAGATAAGCTAGAAAATGTCGGTGCACAAATAGTCAAAGAAGTCGCTTCTAAAGCAAATGACGCGGCTGGTGACGGTACAACGACTGCGACCGTACTTGCCCAGTCCATTGTAAACGAGGGGCTAAAAGCGGTTGCCGCAGGTATGAACCCTATGGATCTTAAGCGAGGAATCGAAAAAGCGGTTGTGGCAGCAGTAAAAGAGCTGCGCGCGATGTCTCAGCCTTGTGACAGCGAGAAGGCGATAGCCCAAGTTGCCACTATTTCAGCTAACTCAGACAGTTTGGTCGGGGACATTCTTGCTGATGCGATGAAGCGTGTAGGCAAAGAAGGTGTGATTACCGTTGAGGAAGGGCAAACACTCGAAGACGAACTCGATGTAGTAGAAGGCATGCAGTTTGATAGAGGTTATTTATCCCCTTACTTTATTAACAAGCCTGAAACTGGGACTGTTGAGTTGGAAAATCCACTTACTCTGCTGATTGATAAACGTGTCTCTACCATTCGAGAGTTAGTTCCGGTATTGGAACAAGTATCGAAAGCAAATCGTCCACTGTTCATCGTCGCTGAGGATCTTGAAGGGGAGGCCTTGGGTACTTTGGTAGTGAATACTATGCGCGGTATCGTAAAGGCAGCAGCAATTAAAGCACCGGCATTCGGTGACCGCCGCAAAGAAATGTTGCGTGATATCGCTGTTCTAACTGCTGGTACTGTCATATCAGAAGATACAGGCATGACATTGGCTGATGTGACAATGGAGCATTTAGGTCATGCTAACCGTATTGTCGTGACTAAAGAGACGACAACCATTATCAATGGCGCAGGCACAGAAGAAGCTATAAATGGCCGTGTCGCTCATATCAAGCAACAACTCAATCAGAATACATCAGATTATGACCGAGAGAAGATGCTAGACCGAATTGCTAAATTAGCTGGTGGTGTGGCGGTTATAAAAATAGGCGCAGCGACTGAAGTTGAAATGAAAGAGAAGAAAGACCGTGTCGACGATGCACTTCATGCCACACGAGCAGCGGTAGAAGAGGGTGTAGTGCCAGGTGGTGGAGTTGCTTTGGTAAGAGCAGCTTCAAAACTGAATGGTCTATTGGGTGAAAACGAGGATCAAAATGTTGGTATACGTTTAGCACTTCGAGCTATGGAGGCACCGCTTCGCCAAATCGTCGCTAACGCAGGCGGAGAAGGTTCCGTCGTTATTCACCACGTACAACAGGGCGATGGTGCGATGGGTTATAACGCCGCGAACGATACATATGGTGACATGATGGAAATGGGGATTTTAGACCCAACGAAAGTTACGCGCTCGGCTTTGCAGTTTGCGGCATCTGTTGCGTCTCTATTGATCACCACTGAGGCAATGGTGACAGATGTACCATCACATGAACCAGCAACACCACTCATACCATCTCGTAATGCTGGCGTGCCAAATATGGCACCTTTGTCTTAA
- a CDS encoding LysR family transcriptional regulator gives MLSLEQLTVFKAAAELGSFSAAARDTGKAVSTVSNSISNLEVHLGIPLFDRSTRIPTLTPQGEQLFAKTQVLFQQLDGIEHIAQDSFAEMESQIHIGVDELIPSQLYEVPIERVTRDYPNVKVTLTRGTSKVLQQLLLDGDVDLAMAVTGEKLDYRLSVKGCDKVTFVLACSPDHPFADQEIVTDKEMYQNRQITCSAMNKNPQLASVFSFSPDIWSASSQEDVIRLVEQGMGWALVPKAMADERSLLGSLTEFHSDMVNVEIAFPAELFWVSERKCGPIMTRLQQELSQQTK, from the coding sequence ATGCTTTCACTAGAACAACTTACCGTATTTAAAGCCGCTGCGGAGTTAGGCAGCTTTTCAGCTGCAGCTCGCGACACTGGTAAAGCAGTAAGCACCGTCAGTAACTCTATCTCTAATCTAGAGGTACATCTTGGGATCCCCTTATTCGATCGCTCTACTCGAATACCGACATTAACTCCTCAAGGCGAGCAGCTCTTTGCGAAGACTCAGGTACTTTTTCAACAACTTGATGGGATAGAGCACATTGCACAAGATAGTTTTGCAGAAATGGAGAGCCAAATTCATATAGGAGTTGACGAGCTGATACCTTCGCAGCTTTATGAAGTTCCTATTGAGAGAGTAACCAGAGATTATCCCAACGTTAAAGTTACTTTAACAAGAGGTACATCAAAAGTGCTTCAACAGCTTTTGTTAGATGGAGACGTTGACCTGGCTATGGCAGTAACAGGAGAAAAACTGGATTATAGGCTGAGTGTAAAAGGATGTGATAAGGTTACTTTTGTATTGGCGTGTTCACCCGATCATCCGTTCGCTGATCAAGAGATAGTGACTGACAAAGAGATGTATCAAAATCGACAGATTACTTGCAGTGCAATGAACAAGAATCCTCAACTAGCATCGGTCTTCTCGTTTTCCCCCGATATTTGGAGTGCTAGCAGCCAAGAAGATGTAATCAGATTGGTTGAGCAAGGTATGGGGTGGGCCTTAGTGCCAAAGGCGATGGCAGACGAGCGTAGCCTTTTAGGAAGCTTAACTGAGTTTCACTCTGATATGGTGAACGTTGAAATCGCCTTTCCAGCCGAACTGTTTTGGGTTAGCGAGCGAAAATGCGGTCCCATTATGACTCGCCTGCAGCAAGAGTTAAGCCAACAAACGAAATAA
- a CDS encoding sensor histidine kinase, whose translation MYTKKLTRLLDSEHIKQGDVAGYSALLLETLVQSLYLHDASLWLAVSSDQIDCVGYQTINSDEAKLFSPIDKHSFGQFALQLSKSSHLVYAYNNAENAKWMGDVDVTHFRAILVPVKLHGQLNGFIMLRQKPHQATPDSAAIQFVISTVFALGATIQTAQQSLSLDSPSQRELQLEQSVREHNKGIKEMLQNLEKAQNYQVEVEKMEALGKLVAGVAHEVNTPLGVAMTSVSIVDEQIKKLERAYQNQQLDESVFVEFLESSIPAINMTNTNLERAALLVQQFKQTSDNEGHGTAEVVFFKPLCENLIASIAPLYQPYDVEFMVDIPEALKLETIPGAVEQILTNFINNSCQHGFKSSQEPHNLVFIKVFKVDDKVIIDYQDNGVGIDDAVAHQVFTPFYTTNRNQGGTGLGLSIVYNLVTQKLKGDIRIVEQDASIGAHFQIRLPINAV comes from the coding sequence ATGTACACAAAAAAGCTAACCCGGCTTTTAGACAGCGAACATATTAAGCAAGGCGATGTAGCAGGTTATTCAGCCTTACTACTGGAAACACTTGTTCAATCACTTTACCTTCACGATGCCAGTTTATGGCTAGCGGTCAGCAGTGATCAAATTGACTGTGTTGGCTACCAGACTATCAACAGTGATGAAGCCAAACTCTTTTCACCGATCGATAAACACTCTTTTGGTCAGTTTGCACTGCAACTTTCAAAGAGCAGTCACCTAGTGTATGCCTATAACAATGCTGAAAATGCCAAATGGATGGGTGATGTCGATGTGACCCATTTTAGAGCGATACTTGTGCCAGTGAAGTTACATGGACAGTTGAATGGCTTTATTATGCTTCGCCAAAAACCTCATCAAGCCACGCCAGATAGTGCTGCAATCCAATTTGTGATAAGCACCGTTTTCGCATTAGGTGCTACCATTCAGACAGCTCAGCAATCTTTATCCCTTGACTCGCCTAGTCAGCGAGAGCTTCAACTTGAACAGAGTGTAAGAGAGCATAACAAAGGTATAAAAGAGATGCTTCAGAACCTCGAGAAGGCACAAAACTATCAAGTTGAGGTCGAAAAGATGGAAGCGCTAGGTAAATTAGTGGCTGGCGTCGCCCATGAAGTGAACACCCCTTTGGGCGTTGCAATGACGTCTGTTTCTATCGTCGATGAGCAAATAAAAAAGCTTGAGCGCGCTTACCAAAATCAACAGCTAGACGAGTCAGTATTTGTCGAGTTTCTTGAGTCGTCAATCCCTGCGATTAATATGACGAACACAAATTTGGAGCGTGCTGCTTTATTGGTACAACAGTTTAAGCAAACCTCTGACAACGAAGGCCATGGAACGGCGGAAGTCGTATTCTTTAAACCCTTATGTGAAAATCTTATCGCAAGTATCGCACCACTATATCAACCTTATGATGTTGAATTTATGGTCGATATACCGGAAGCCCTCAAGCTCGAGACCATTCCTGGTGCAGTTGAACAGATACTCACCAACTTTATCAACAACAGTTGTCAGCATGGATTCAAAAGCAGCCAAGAGCCACATAATCTCGTGTTTATTAAGGTATTTAAGGTTGATGACAAGGTCATCATTGATTATCAAGATAATGGTGTTGGAATTGATGACGCAGTAGCTCATCAGGTTTTTACCCCCTTCTATACTACAAACAGAAATCAAGGCGGAACGGGATTGGGGCTCTCTATTGTCTATAACTTAGTAACTCAAAAGTTGAAAGGCGATATTCGAATCGTAGAGCAAGATGCCTCCATTGGAGCGCACTTCCAGATCCGACTACCTATAAATGCTGTTTAA
- a CDS encoding HD-GYP domain-containing protein, producing MLMLSEAIETRSKETGAHVLRVALICEYIAKKLGLGEKHVEIIKHSAPMHDLGKIGVPERILHKPGPLDDDEWAVMKTHPEIGHKLLSKLNYGIPQMGAMVSLSHHEKWNGSGYPNGTSGPEIPLEGRLMAIADVVDALGSTRSYKKAWKNEDIIALIQEQKGHHFDPDIADIVIQNFDEIMEIRKQYPDADQ from the coding sequence ATGCTAATGTTAAGTGAAGCCATTGAAACTAGGTCGAAAGAGACGGGTGCACACGTATTAAGAGTAGCTTTAATCTGTGAATACATCGCTAAGAAACTAGGTCTGGGTGAAAAACATGTCGAAATTATCAAACACTCAGCGCCTATGCACGATCTTGGTAAAATCGGTGTTCCTGAGCGAATTCTTCATAAGCCGGGTCCGTTAGATGATGACGAATGGGCAGTAATGAAAACCCACCCTGAAATAGGTCATAAGTTACTAAGTAAACTCAATTACGGAATTCCTCAGATGGGTGCAATGGTTTCGCTTTCCCATCATGAAAAATGGAATGGCTCAGGTTATCCGAATGGTACAAGTGGACCCGAAATACCGCTCGAGGGTCGTTTAATGGCTATAGCAGACGTGGTCGATGCACTTGGTTCGACTCGTTCTTATAAAAAGGCCTGGAAAAATGAAGACATTATTGCCTTGATTCAAGAACAAAAAGGGCATCATTTTGACCCAGATATCGCTGACATTGTTATCCAAAATTTCGATGAAATAATGGAAATCCGAAAGCAATATCCAGACGCCGATCAGTAA
- a CDS encoding MFS transporter, with the protein MNQAQTIASLINKRLIYITIISAFIASFLSAAYTLVEFNFSIKPELLKKANSIAQIIHDDVELAINVGVPYQEISGMDTYLDETLKKYPELTFVALTQNDTVLYQAGAVEELDPTYAITFEKSSSQYLSASFIERLVVVMKELPQLLPSLFSSESSRSDLFQLPIESAEEVSGRVYVGLSSTYVQSQLTDIFFDIAIVLVAVLLVCFEVVMVVVMFYVSGPLEESESILKRQVKGDFSVNEKITYHGVIGTFADRLNQDSKDLQSRFKSLFAKLLPQSSSSSEVDSKLKSVSDRFSLQNKLGMHKGDVVDARIPLFVFSFAEELSKSFMPLFVNEFYQPSSWISKDVMLGLPISVFMFVIAACTPFAAKWVDRWGQKQLFLVGLIPAIGGYFGCAFATDAMDIVISRGVTAFGYAIITISCQSYIAAVVTSENRAKGMAMFVGVLMTATMCGTALGAIIADRIGYQPVFLLSALLAAFAGVLAWRMFIGELDAGEGKKAPGEKGSVLLLMKNVRFMAVILFCAIPAKIVLTGFLYFLVPLYLVSLDASQSEIGRIMMIYSLVIIPLSPIASGIADRTQKTKQLVVLGTILSGAILVSLYGDDSIFKILLAVTLMGVAHSILKAPLIACALEASEDTPEVGRTETLGFLRTSERIGSVIGPILVAMLLATHTFGEAMSIVGGGIIVAGIAILIILKKPAVEANKGVDV; encoded by the coding sequence GTGAATCAAGCGCAAACTATTGCGAGCTTAATTAATAAAAGACTGATTTATATCACAATTATTAGCGCCTTCATTGCTTCTTTTTTAAGCGCGGCGTACACGCTCGTAGAGTTCAACTTTTCGATTAAGCCAGAACTTCTAAAAAAAGCTAATTCGATCGCTCAAATCATTCATGATGACGTTGAGTTAGCGATCAACGTAGGTGTGCCTTATCAAGAAATTAGCGGTATGGATACATACCTTGATGAGACCCTTAAAAAGTACCCAGAACTCACTTTCGTTGCGCTTACTCAAAACGACACTGTTTTGTACCAAGCAGGTGCTGTCGAGGAACTCGATCCAACTTACGCGATCACGTTTGAGAAGTCCTCAAGTCAGTATTTAAGTGCGTCGTTTATCGAACGACTTGTTGTGGTGATGAAGGAACTGCCACAGTTGCTACCATCTCTATTTAGCTCAGAATCTTCACGTAGTGACCTGTTTCAACTTCCAATAGAAAGTGCAGAAGAGGTAAGCGGTAGAGTATATGTTGGGTTGAGCTCTACGTATGTTCAGTCGCAGCTTACCGATATTTTCTTCGATATCGCTATTGTTTTGGTCGCAGTTCTTCTCGTCTGTTTTGAAGTCGTGATGGTTGTCGTCATGTTCTATGTATCCGGACCTTTGGAAGAATCTGAATCGATTCTAAAAAGGCAAGTCAAAGGGGATTTTTCAGTAAACGAGAAGATTACTTACCACGGTGTTATTGGTACGTTTGCTGATAGATTGAACCAAGACTCAAAGGACTTACAATCGCGATTCAAATCTTTGTTTGCCAAGCTATTGCCACAAAGCTCTAGCTCTTCTGAAGTAGATTCTAAACTGAAGTCAGTGTCCGATAGGTTCAGTTTGCAGAATAAACTAGGGATGCACAAAGGGGATGTTGTAGACGCTCGAATCCCGTTGTTTGTGTTCTCTTTTGCAGAAGAACTGTCTAAGTCCTTTATGCCTTTGTTTGTCAACGAGTTCTATCAGCCATCCAGCTGGATCTCTAAAGATGTGATGCTAGGGCTGCCTATTTCGGTATTCATGTTTGTCATTGCTGCTTGCACACCGTTTGCCGCTAAGTGGGTAGATCGCTGGGGACAGAAGCAGCTTTTCCTCGTTGGTCTTATTCCAGCGATTGGTGGTTATTTTGGTTGTGCATTCGCAACGGATGCTATGGACATAGTCATCTCCCGCGGTGTGACTGCATTTGGTTATGCGATTATTACCATTAGCTGCCAAAGCTACATCGCGGCAGTAGTCACGTCAGAGAATCGTGCCAAAGGCATGGCAATGTTTGTCGGTGTACTGATGACTGCCACTATGTGTGGTACCGCGCTGGGTGCAATTATCGCAGATCGCATCGGTTATCAGCCGGTGTTCTTATTGTCAGCCTTACTTGCTGCGTTTGCTGGCGTTCTTGCTTGGAGAATGTTTATTGGCGAGTTGGATGCCGGTGAGGGTAAAAAAGCTCCAGGCGAAAAAGGAAGTGTGTTGCTGCTGATGAAAAACGTTCGCTTTATGGCCGTTATTCTATTCTGCGCAATTCCAGCGAAAATCGTACTGACTGGCTTCTTGTACTTTTTAGTTCCACTTTATCTCGTATCTCTCGATGCGAGTCAGTCTGAAATAGGTCGTATTATGATGATCTATTCTCTCGTCATTATTCCTTTGAGTCCAATCGCATCGGGCATTGCAGACCGCACTCAAAAGACAAAACAACTGGTTGTACTTGGAACGATTTTGTCAGGTGCGATTTTAGTTTCTCTCTATGGTGACGACTCAATTTTCAAGATACTTCTTGCCGTAACGCTGATGGGTGTTGCTCATTCTATTCTAAAAGCGCCACTCATCGCTTGTGCTCTTGAAGCGTCGGAAGATACACCTGAAGTTGGCAGAACCGAGACGCTAGGATTCTTACGTACCTCCGAACGTATCGGCAGTGTAATTGGACCTATTCTGGTTGCGATGCTACTGGCGACGCATACCTTTGGTGAAGCCATGAGTATCGTAGGTGGTGGGATAATCGTAGCGGGTATCGCAATCCTAATTATTCTGAAGAAACCTGCTGTTGAAGCTAACAAAGGAGTCGACGTATGA
- a CDS encoding ABC transporter substrate-binding protein produces the protein MRSLITFPLLTLISGLTYSSIASSEERKTIYMTVWRGCEEACQGFHDYVEANKLPIDIVLRNVDRDKSKLPTFLDEAKQLKPDLVVTWGTSVSKAMIGSLEDYGNETKLGEIPVLFMIVADPVGAGIIKDSTYSGRTTVTGIRNRIEEEVQIRAMREYFPVSTIGVVYSSAELNSALNTEKLQTLEEKMQFKTIVETYELGDDDKPLPNQFEQKMQSLSEKGVDVVYVGSSSYNLSNRDAFTSAALKHNLPVASAYDSMVTESDALISVSNKYYRVGQLAANQAKKVLLENIEPGQLPIAELQSYSITINMDVARQMSLYPPIQLLRFAELVNVDKSRSE, from the coding sequence ATGAGATCTCTGATCACGTTTCCTCTTCTGACTTTGATATCAGGTTTGACGTACTCCAGCATCGCGAGTTCAGAAGAGCGCAAAACGATCTATATGACGGTTTGGCGTGGCTGTGAAGAAGCCTGCCAAGGTTTCCATGATTATGTTGAGGCTAACAAACTCCCAATTGATATTGTGCTTCGTAACGTTGACCGAGATAAAAGTAAACTGCCGACATTCCTGGACGAGGCCAAGCAGTTAAAGCCAGATTTGGTCGTCACTTGGGGAACCAGTGTGAGTAAAGCGATGATTGGCTCACTGGAAGACTATGGCAACGAAACCAAACTGGGCGAGATTCCGGTTCTATTTATGATTGTTGCGGACCCAGTTGGCGCGGGAATCATCAAAGATTCAACGTACTCAGGACGTACAACCGTTACTGGGATTAGAAACCGTATTGAAGAAGAAGTTCAGATTAGGGCAATGAGAGAGTACTTCCCAGTAAGTACGATTGGCGTTGTCTATTCGTCAGCTGAGCTCAACTCAGCACTCAATACAGAAAAACTGCAGACCCTTGAAGAGAAAATGCAGTTCAAGACCATAGTTGAAACATATGAACTGGGAGACGATGACAAACCACTTCCAAACCAGTTTGAACAAAAAATGCAGAGCCTGTCAGAAAAAGGTGTAGATGTCGTTTATGTTGGCTCTAGCTCATACAACTTATCCAACCGTGATGCTTTTACTAGCGCCGCTCTGAAGCACAACTTACCTGTGGCATCAGCCTATGATTCTATGGTGACTGAGTCGGACGCATTGATCTCAGTTTCAAATAAATACTATCGCGTAGGTCAATTGGCGGCTAATCAAGCGAAGAAAGTGCTGCTTGAAAATATCGAGCCGGGTCAGTTGCCGATTGCGGAGCTTCAGAGTTACTCAATCACTATCAATATGGATGTGGCGAGACAGATGTCACTTTATCCGCCTATACAGCTTCTTCGCTTTGCGGAGCTTGTCAATGTTGATAAGAGCAGGAGCGAATGA